The proteins below are encoded in one region of Chelonia mydas isolate rCheMyd1 chromosome 11, rCheMyd1.pri.v2, whole genome shotgun sequence:
- the LRRFIP1 gene encoding leucine-rich repeat flightless-interacting protein 1 isoform X6 — translation MGTQGAGRKRLPNRERLTAEDDALNQIAREAEARLAAKRAARAEAREIRMKELERQQKEIYQVQKKYYGLDTKWGDIEQWMEDSERYSRRSRRNASASDEDERMSVGSRGSLRPSEYSCYLGSGSRASSRASSARASPVVEERPEKDFEKGARTVSSLSAATLASLGGTSSRRGSGDTSISVDTEASIREIKDINELKNQIQDVEGKYMQGLKEMKDSLAEVEEKYKKAMVSNAQLDNEKTNFMYQVDTLKDALLELEEQLAESRRQYEEKSKEFEREKHAHSILQFQFTEIKETLKQREEMLEEIRQLQQKQESYIREISDLQETIEWKDKKIGALERQKEFFDSIRSERDDLRDEVVVLKEQLKKHGIIPNLEVATNGEALDGLDNEGYSDSTKITPGATQILQTAGDGTLGRANEVEMKDEILEDMGKREILQNTEHEEHKEESEEREIVKECTEIKTLHADENTEAEKTMEDNDVTSTVMLSSGREEQIQSHTEHVSGNVSSTENSDVIELRKETESGDDSLEAQQSGSKESEHSSDLNHLTNENWETGTLKSQSIETPQGRPTDLDTEQESERLAQEQKITQEDFTICQQEGSSEIFQEALDFVVSSHASASDQSGSPEDARAGTGIEESHVEAHTESLCQAEESTENEVMSSLEKQLDEDEGYIDRTVGKGEDGKNDSDTAEEENKTGNTVQSQGRKEVDSVEEEGEAACASEVTPDTIVKEQKTDETHTLSTFSKSDLIFAEEEGNMQDEVENEKDIAERGQTKDTGKMEELTGMLDVQPDSENKRVEEEEPMVSLDEFAEVKEGVSHQTEQDQDVMKEIQSQETILVTSPSDHEIEESNTEMWDESRKGEESRNELMGDEGTQVETQTIKCSEEVKNNPIQEKDKTVESEMQKIVKEVEDESRQELTQDVSVIIEEKVDDKEASVESSEKLDLPDQQHDRFVSDDSSLQKITELSQQLSESLEGNTKEMEIQKTVLDDACQLSRKEGDTKQMGNGNEEDENKGIEERNELQKVKKPEVVPDVEEDADYLKTQKAELDEKSNEQVEVEGQEEEIVEDDGEKFDFDDELGLILKTPGKHDAEKVNTQTLEEVREKEIVTETAKTGKGEKEETHQSGTQSVENEGMVTEGNASTQQEKENEAEEAGRLQTDTSRSAAPEKACDLVEDETENEAVLDSNNMEKIAAEYSSEQELGNLGNTRDESKEDMQASRRGKGRSKEDCVIS, via the exons CCGTCGGAGTACAGCTGCTACCTCGGCTCCGGATCTCGGGCATCTTCTAGAGCCAGCTCTGCTCGGGCAAGTCCAGTG GTTGAAGAAAGGCCAGAAAAAGACTTTGAGAAG GGAGCTCGTACTGTGTCAAGCTTATCAGCAGCTACGCTAGCCTCTCTGGGTGGAACTTCCTCCCGGAGAGGCAGTGGGGACACCTCCATCTCCGTTGATACTGAGGCATCCATTAGAGAAATAAAG GATATCAATGAGTTAAAGAACCAGATTCAGGATGTAGAAGGCAAATACATGCAGGGACTGAAAGAAATGAAG GACTCCCTAGCAGAAGTTGAAGAGAAATATAAAAAGGCTATGGTGTCCAATGCGCAGCTagacaatgaaaaaacaaacttcaTGTACCAAGTAGATACCTTGAAGGATGCATTGTTAGAGTTAGAAGAACAGCTGGCAGAATCCAGGAGGCAATATGAAGAGAAAAGCAAA GAATTTGAGCGGGAAAAGCATGCTCATAGCATATTGCAGTTTCAGTTCACAGAAATCAAGGAGACCCTGAAGCAAAGAGAAGAAATGCTCGAG GAAATCCGACAGCTGCAACAGAAACAGGAGAGCTATATCAGGGAAATTTCTGATCTTCAGGAGACGATAGAGTGGAAAGACAAAAAAATAGGG GCGTTAGAGAGGCAGAAAGAGTTCTTTGATTCCATAAGGAGTGAGCGGGATGACCTCAGAGATGAGGTGGTTGTGCTGAAGGAACAACTGAAG AAACATGGAATAATCCCAAATTTGGAAGTAGCCACCAATGGAGAGGCTTTAGATGGTCTCGATAATGAAGGATATTCAGATTCTACCAAGATTACTCCAGGGGCGACTCAGATCTTACAGACAGCTGGGGATGGGACACTAG GCAGAGCCAATGAAGTGGAGATGAAAGATGAGATTTTGGAGGATATGGGGAAAAGAGAAATCTTGCAGAATACTGAGCATGAGGAACACAAAGAGGAGTCTGAGGAGCGGGAAATTGTAAAGGAGTGTACGGAGATAAAGACATTGCATGCTGATGAAAATACAGAGGCAGAGAAAACCATGGAAGACAATGATGTCACATCAACAGTGATGTTAAGTAGTGGACGTGAGGAACAAATTCAAAGCCATACAGAACATGTTTCAGGAAATGTTTCTTCCACTGAAAATAGTGATGTAATTGAGTTGAGAAAGGAAACAGAATCAGGAGATGATAGCTTAGAAGCCCAACAGTCTGGTAGTAAGGAATCTGAACATagtagtgatttaaatcacttgactAATGAGAATTGGGAAACGGGTACACTGAAAAGTCAGAGTATTGAGACTCCTCAGGGAAGACCTACTGACTTAGACACAGAGCAGGAATCTGAAAGACTTGCACAAGAGCAGAAAATAACACAAGAGGATTTTACAATTTGCCAGCAAGAAGGCAGTAGTGAAATATTTCAGGAAGCTCTTGATTTTGTGGTTAGCAGCCATGCATCAGCTTCTGATCAGTCAGGATCACCAGAAGATGCAAGAGCAGGTACAGGTATTGAAGAATCACATGTGGAGGCTCACACTGAGAGTCTCTGTCAAGCAGAAGAAAGCACTGAAAATGAGGTTATGAGTAGCTTGGAGAAACAGCTTGATGAAGATGAAGGGTACATAGACAGAACAGTTGGTAAAGGAGAGGATGGTAAAAATGACAGTGATACAGCTGAAGAAGAAAATAAGACTGGAAATACAGTTCAGAGTCAGGGAAGGAAAGAAGTAGATTctgtggaagaggagggagaagcagCATGTGCAAGTGAGGTCACACCAGATACAattgtaaaagaacaaaaaacagatGAAACACATACTCTATCCACTTTTTCAAAAAGTGATCTGATATTTGCAGAAGAGGAAGGAAATATGCAAGATGAGGTAGAGAATGAGAAGGATATTGCTGAGAGGGGACAAACAAAAGACACAGGAAAGATGGAAGAATTAACAGGCATGTTGGACGTTCAACCAGATTCTGAAAACAAAAGGGTGGAAGAGGAGGAACCTATGGTATCCCTAGATGAATTTGCAGAGGTAAAAGAGGGTGTATCGCATCAGACAGAGCAGGACCAAGATGTCATGAAAGAAATTCAATCCCAAGAAACTATTTTAGTTACTAGTCCCAGCGATCATGAAATTGAGGAATCAAACACAGAAATGTGGGATGAATCtaggaaaggagaggaaagtagAAATGAGTTGATGGGAGATGAGGGAACACAGGTAGAAACCCAAACAATTAAGTGCAGTGAAGAAGTAAAGAATAATCCAATACAAGAAAAAGATAAGACTGTAGAAAGTGAAATGCAGAAAATAGTTAAAGAAGTGGAAGATGAATCTAGACAGGAATTGACTCAAGATGTCAGTGTAATTATTGAAGAGAAAGTTGATGATAAAGAGGCATCAGTGGAAAGTAGCGAGAAGCTGGATCTTCCAGACCAGCAGCATGATAGGTTTGTTTCTGATGATAGTTCATTGCAGAAAATCACAGAACTATCACAGCAACTTAGTGAATCCCTTGAAGGCAACACAAAGGAAATGGAAATTCAGAAAACTGTGTTAGATGATGCATGTCAACTTAGCAGAAAAGAAGGGGATACAAAACAGATGGGAAATGGGAATGAGGAAGATGAGAATAAAGGAATAGAAGAGCGGAATGAATTACAAAAAGTTAAGAAACCAGAAGTTGTTCCAGATGTTGAGGAAGATGCTGATTACCTCAAGACACAGAAAGCAGAGCTGGATGAGAAGTCTAATGAACAAGTTGAGGTGGAGGGTCAAGAGGAGGAAATAGTGGAAGATGATGGTGAAAAATTTGATTTTGATGATGAATTAGGGCTGATATTAAAAACTCCCGGAAAGCATGATGCTGAGAAAGTTAATACACAAACGTTGGAGGAAGTTAGGGAAAAGGAAATAGTCACAGAAACTGCCAAAACAGGAAAAGGTGAAAAGGAGGAAACTCATCAAAGCGGAACACAGAGTGTAGAGAATGAGGGCATGGTTACTGAAGGCAATGCTAGTACCcagcaggaaaaagaaaatgaagctgAAGAAGCTGGTCGTTTGCAAACTGATACATCTCGGTCTGCAGCTCCAGAAAAAGCCTGTGATCTGGTGGAGGACGAAACTGAGAATGAAGCCGTGTTAGACAGCAATAATATGGAAAAAATAGCTGCTGAATATTCATCAGAACAGGAGTTAGGAAACTTAGGCAACACTAGGGATGAAAGCAAAGAGGATATGCAAGCTAGTAGAAGGGGCAAGGGTAGATCTAAAGAAGACTGTGTGATATCATGA
- the LRRFIP1 gene encoding leucine-rich repeat flightless-interacting protein 1 isoform X4 — translation MGTQGAGRKRLPNRERLTAEDDALNQIAREAEARLAAKRAARAEAREIRMKELERQQKEIYQVQKKYYGLDTKWGDIEQWMEDSERYSRRSRRNASASDEDERMSVGSRGSLRPSLLYSDVLPARSYRASLYDESIYSGNRRYSASSSRAPSEYSCYLGSGSRASSRASSARASPVVEERPEKDFEKGARTVSSLSAATLASLGGTSSRRGSGDTSISVDTEASIREIKDINELKNQIQDVEGKYMQGLKEMKDSLAEVEEKYKKAMVSNAQLDNEKTNFMYQVDTLKDALLELEEQLAESRRQYEEKSKEFEREKHAHSILQFQFTEIKETLKQREEMLEEIRQLQQKQESYIREISDLQETIEWKDKKIGALERQKEFFDSIRSERDDLRDEVVVLKEQLKKHGIIPNLEVATNGEALDGLDNEGYSDSTKITPGATQILQTAGDGTLGRANEVEMKDEILEDMGKREILQNTEHEEHKEESEEREIVKECTEIKTLHADENTEAEKTMEDNDVTSTVMLSSGREEQIQSHTEHVSGNVSSTENSDVIELRKETESGDDSLEAQQSGSKESEHSSDLNHLTNENWETGTLKSQSIETPQGRPTDLDTEQESERLAQEQKITQEDFTICQQEGSSEIFQEALDFVVSSHASASDQSGSPEDARAGTGIEESHVEAHTESLCQAEESTENEVMSSLEKQLDEDEGYIDRTVGKGEDGKNDSDTAEEENKTGNTVQSQGRKEVDSVEEEGEAACASEVTPDTIVKEQKTDETHTLSTFSKSDLIFAEEEGNMQDEVENEKDIAERGQTKDTGKMEELTGMLDVQPDSENKRVEEEEPMVSLDEFAEVKEGVSHQTEQDQDVMKEIQSQETILVTSPSDHEIEESNTEMWDESRKGEESRNELMGDEGTQVETQTIKCSEEVKNNPIQEKDKTVESEMQKIVKEVEDESRQELTQDVSVIIEEKVDDKEASVESSEKLDLPDQQHDRFVSDDSSLQKITELSQQLSESLEGNTKEMEIQKTVLDDACQLSRKEGDTKQMGNGNEEDENKGIEERNELQKVKKPEVVPDVEEDADYLKTQKAELDEKSNEQVEVEGQEEEIVEDDGEKFDFDDELGLILKTPGKHDAEKVNTQTLEEVREKEIVTETAKTGKGEKEETHQSGTQSVENEGMVTEGNASTQQEKENEAEEAGRLQTDTSRSAAPEKACDLVEDETENEAVLDSNNMEKIAAEYSSEQELGNLGNTRDESKEDMQASRRGKGRSKEDCVIS, via the exons CCTTCCTTGCTGTACAGTGATGTTCTGCCTGCCAGAAGTTACAGG GCGTCTCTGTATGATGAGAGCATTTACAGTGGGAATCGTCGATATAGTGCCTCTAGTTCTCGTGCT CCGTCGGAGTACAGCTGCTACCTCGGCTCCGGATCTCGGGCATCTTCTAGAGCCAGCTCTGCTCGGGCAAGTCCAGTG GTTGAAGAAAGGCCAGAAAAAGACTTTGAGAAG GGAGCTCGTACTGTGTCAAGCTTATCAGCAGCTACGCTAGCCTCTCTGGGTGGAACTTCCTCCCGGAGAGGCAGTGGGGACACCTCCATCTCCGTTGATACTGAGGCATCCATTAGAGAAATAAAG GATATCAATGAGTTAAAGAACCAGATTCAGGATGTAGAAGGCAAATACATGCAGGGACTGAAAGAAATGAAG GACTCCCTAGCAGAAGTTGAAGAGAAATATAAAAAGGCTATGGTGTCCAATGCGCAGCTagacaatgaaaaaacaaacttcaTGTACCAAGTAGATACCTTGAAGGATGCATTGTTAGAGTTAGAAGAACAGCTGGCAGAATCCAGGAGGCAATATGAAGAGAAAAGCAAA GAATTTGAGCGGGAAAAGCATGCTCATAGCATATTGCAGTTTCAGTTCACAGAAATCAAGGAGACCCTGAAGCAAAGAGAAGAAATGCTCGAG GAAATCCGACAGCTGCAACAGAAACAGGAGAGCTATATCAGGGAAATTTCTGATCTTCAGGAGACGATAGAGTGGAAAGACAAAAAAATAGGG GCGTTAGAGAGGCAGAAAGAGTTCTTTGATTCCATAAGGAGTGAGCGGGATGACCTCAGAGATGAGGTGGTTGTGCTGAAGGAACAACTGAAG AAACATGGAATAATCCCAAATTTGGAAGTAGCCACCAATGGAGAGGCTTTAGATGGTCTCGATAATGAAGGATATTCAGATTCTACCAAGATTACTCCAGGGGCGACTCAGATCTTACAGACAGCTGGGGATGGGACACTAG GCAGAGCCAATGAAGTGGAGATGAAAGATGAGATTTTGGAGGATATGGGGAAAAGAGAAATCTTGCAGAATACTGAGCATGAGGAACACAAAGAGGAGTCTGAGGAGCGGGAAATTGTAAAGGAGTGTACGGAGATAAAGACATTGCATGCTGATGAAAATACAGAGGCAGAGAAAACCATGGAAGACAATGATGTCACATCAACAGTGATGTTAAGTAGTGGACGTGAGGAACAAATTCAAAGCCATACAGAACATGTTTCAGGAAATGTTTCTTCCACTGAAAATAGTGATGTAATTGAGTTGAGAAAGGAAACAGAATCAGGAGATGATAGCTTAGAAGCCCAACAGTCTGGTAGTAAGGAATCTGAACATagtagtgatttaaatcacttgactAATGAGAATTGGGAAACGGGTACACTGAAAAGTCAGAGTATTGAGACTCCTCAGGGAAGACCTACTGACTTAGACACAGAGCAGGAATCTGAAAGACTTGCACAAGAGCAGAAAATAACACAAGAGGATTTTACAATTTGCCAGCAAGAAGGCAGTAGTGAAATATTTCAGGAAGCTCTTGATTTTGTGGTTAGCAGCCATGCATCAGCTTCTGATCAGTCAGGATCACCAGAAGATGCAAGAGCAGGTACAGGTATTGAAGAATCACATGTGGAGGCTCACACTGAGAGTCTCTGTCAAGCAGAAGAAAGCACTGAAAATGAGGTTATGAGTAGCTTGGAGAAACAGCTTGATGAAGATGAAGGGTACATAGACAGAACAGTTGGTAAAGGAGAGGATGGTAAAAATGACAGTGATACAGCTGAAGAAGAAAATAAGACTGGAAATACAGTTCAGAGTCAGGGAAGGAAAGAAGTAGATTctgtggaagaggagggagaagcagCATGTGCAAGTGAGGTCACACCAGATACAattgtaaaagaacaaaaaacagatGAAACACATACTCTATCCACTTTTTCAAAAAGTGATCTGATATTTGCAGAAGAGGAAGGAAATATGCAAGATGAGGTAGAGAATGAGAAGGATATTGCTGAGAGGGGACAAACAAAAGACACAGGAAAGATGGAAGAATTAACAGGCATGTTGGACGTTCAACCAGATTCTGAAAACAAAAGGGTGGAAGAGGAGGAACCTATGGTATCCCTAGATGAATTTGCAGAGGTAAAAGAGGGTGTATCGCATCAGACAGAGCAGGACCAAGATGTCATGAAAGAAATTCAATCCCAAGAAACTATTTTAGTTACTAGTCCCAGCGATCATGAAATTGAGGAATCAAACACAGAAATGTGGGATGAATCtaggaaaggagaggaaagtagAAATGAGTTGATGGGAGATGAGGGAACACAGGTAGAAACCCAAACAATTAAGTGCAGTGAAGAAGTAAAGAATAATCCAATACAAGAAAAAGATAAGACTGTAGAAAGTGAAATGCAGAAAATAGTTAAAGAAGTGGAAGATGAATCTAGACAGGAATTGACTCAAGATGTCAGTGTAATTATTGAAGAGAAAGTTGATGATAAAGAGGCATCAGTGGAAAGTAGCGAGAAGCTGGATCTTCCAGACCAGCAGCATGATAGGTTTGTTTCTGATGATAGTTCATTGCAGAAAATCACAGAACTATCACAGCAACTTAGTGAATCCCTTGAAGGCAACACAAAGGAAATGGAAATTCAGAAAACTGTGTTAGATGATGCATGTCAACTTAGCAGAAAAGAAGGGGATACAAAACAGATGGGAAATGGGAATGAGGAAGATGAGAATAAAGGAATAGAAGAGCGGAATGAATTACAAAAAGTTAAGAAACCAGAAGTTGTTCCAGATGTTGAGGAAGATGCTGATTACCTCAAGACACAGAAAGCAGAGCTGGATGAGAAGTCTAATGAACAAGTTGAGGTGGAGGGTCAAGAGGAGGAAATAGTGGAAGATGATGGTGAAAAATTTGATTTTGATGATGAATTAGGGCTGATATTAAAAACTCCCGGAAAGCATGATGCTGAGAAAGTTAATACACAAACGTTGGAGGAAGTTAGGGAAAAGGAAATAGTCACAGAAACTGCCAAAACAGGAAAAGGTGAAAAGGAGGAAACTCATCAAAGCGGAACACAGAGTGTAGAGAATGAGGGCATGGTTACTGAAGGCAATGCTAGTACCcagcaggaaaaagaaaatgaagctgAAGAAGCTGGTCGTTTGCAAACTGATACATCTCGGTCTGCAGCTCCAGAAAAAGCCTGTGATCTGGTGGAGGACGAAACTGAGAATGAAGCCGTGTTAGACAGCAATAATATGGAAAAAATAGCTGCTGAATATTCATCAGAACAGGAGTTAGGAAACTTAGGCAACACTAGGGATGAAAGCAAAGAGGATATGCAAGCTAGTAGAAGGGGCAAGGGTAGATCTAAAGAAGACTGTGTGATATCATGA
- the LRRFIP1 gene encoding leucine-rich repeat flightless-interacting protein 1 isoform X7, protein MGTQGAGRKRLPNRERLTAEDDALNQIAREAEARLAAKRAARAEAREIRMKELERQQKEEDSERYSRRSRRNASASDEDERMSVGSRGSLRPSEYSCYLGSGSRASSRASSARASPVVEERPEKDFEKGARTVSSLSAATLASLGGTSSRRGSGDTSISVDTEASIREIKDINELKNQIQDVEGKYMQGLKEMKDSLAEVEEKYKKAMVSNAQLDNEKTNFMYQVDTLKDALLELEEQLAESRRQYEEKSKEFEREKHAHSILQFQFTEIKETLKQREEMLEEIRQLQQKQESYIREISDLQETIEWKDKKIGALERQKEFFDSIRSERDDLRDEVVVLKEQLKKHGIIPNLEVATNGEALDGLDNEGYSDSTKITPGATQILQTAGDGTLGRANEVEMKDEILEDMGKREILQNTEHEEHKEESEEREIVKECTEIKTLHADENTEAEKTMEDNDVTSTVMLSSGREEQIQSHTEHVSGNVSSTENSDVIELRKETESGDDSLEAQQSGSKESEHSSDLNHLTNENWETGTLKSQSIETPQGRPTDLDTEQESERLAQEQKITQEDFTICQQEGSSEIFQEALDFVVSSHASASDQSGSPEDARAGTGIEESHVEAHTESLCQAEESTENEVMSSLEKQLDEDEGYIDRTVGKGEDGKNDSDTAEEENKTGNTVQSQGRKEVDSVEEEGEAACASEVTPDTIVKEQKTDETHTLSTFSKSDLIFAEEEGNMQDEVENEKDIAERGQTKDTGKMEELTGMLDVQPDSENKRVEEEEPMVSLDEFAEVKEGVSHQTEQDQDVMKEIQSQETILVTSPSDHEIEESNTEMWDESRKGEESRNELMGDEGTQVETQTIKCSEEVKNNPIQEKDKTVESEMQKIVKEVEDESRQELTQDVSVIIEEKVDDKEASVESSEKLDLPDQQHDRFVSDDSSLQKITELSQQLSESLEGNTKEMEIQKTVLDDACQLSRKEGDTKQMGNGNEEDENKGIEERNELQKVKKPEVVPDVEEDADYLKTQKAELDEKSNEQVEVEGQEEEIVEDDGEKFDFDDELGLILKTPGKHDAEKVNTQTLEEVREKEIVTETAKTGKGEKEETHQSGTQSVENEGMVTEGNASTQQEKENEAEEAGRLQTDTSRSAAPEKACDLVEDETENEAVLDSNNMEKIAAEYSSEQELGNLGNTRDESKEDMQASRRGKGRSKEDCVIS, encoded by the exons CCGTCGGAGTACAGCTGCTACCTCGGCTCCGGATCTCGGGCATCTTCTAGAGCCAGCTCTGCTCGGGCAAGTCCAGTG GTTGAAGAAAGGCCAGAAAAAGACTTTGAGAAG GGAGCTCGTACTGTGTCAAGCTTATCAGCAGCTACGCTAGCCTCTCTGGGTGGAACTTCCTCCCGGAGAGGCAGTGGGGACACCTCCATCTCCGTTGATACTGAGGCATCCATTAGAGAAATAAAG GATATCAATGAGTTAAAGAACCAGATTCAGGATGTAGAAGGCAAATACATGCAGGGACTGAAAGAAATGAAG GACTCCCTAGCAGAAGTTGAAGAGAAATATAAAAAGGCTATGGTGTCCAATGCGCAGCTagacaatgaaaaaacaaacttcaTGTACCAAGTAGATACCTTGAAGGATGCATTGTTAGAGTTAGAAGAACAGCTGGCAGAATCCAGGAGGCAATATGAAGAGAAAAGCAAA GAATTTGAGCGGGAAAAGCATGCTCATAGCATATTGCAGTTTCAGTTCACAGAAATCAAGGAGACCCTGAAGCAAAGAGAAGAAATGCTCGAG GAAATCCGACAGCTGCAACAGAAACAGGAGAGCTATATCAGGGAAATTTCTGATCTTCAGGAGACGATAGAGTGGAAAGACAAAAAAATAGGG GCGTTAGAGAGGCAGAAAGAGTTCTTTGATTCCATAAGGAGTGAGCGGGATGACCTCAGAGATGAGGTGGTTGTGCTGAAGGAACAACTGAAG AAACATGGAATAATCCCAAATTTGGAAGTAGCCACCAATGGAGAGGCTTTAGATGGTCTCGATAATGAAGGATATTCAGATTCTACCAAGATTACTCCAGGGGCGACTCAGATCTTACAGACAGCTGGGGATGGGACACTAG GCAGAGCCAATGAAGTGGAGATGAAAGATGAGATTTTGGAGGATATGGGGAAAAGAGAAATCTTGCAGAATACTGAGCATGAGGAACACAAAGAGGAGTCTGAGGAGCGGGAAATTGTAAAGGAGTGTACGGAGATAAAGACATTGCATGCTGATGAAAATACAGAGGCAGAGAAAACCATGGAAGACAATGATGTCACATCAACAGTGATGTTAAGTAGTGGACGTGAGGAACAAATTCAAAGCCATACAGAACATGTTTCAGGAAATGTTTCTTCCACTGAAAATAGTGATGTAATTGAGTTGAGAAAGGAAACAGAATCAGGAGATGATAGCTTAGAAGCCCAACAGTCTGGTAGTAAGGAATCTGAACATagtagtgatttaaatcacttgactAATGAGAATTGGGAAACGGGTACACTGAAAAGTCAGAGTATTGAGACTCCTCAGGGAAGACCTACTGACTTAGACACAGAGCAGGAATCTGAAAGACTTGCACAAGAGCAGAAAATAACACAAGAGGATTTTACAATTTGCCAGCAAGAAGGCAGTAGTGAAATATTTCAGGAAGCTCTTGATTTTGTGGTTAGCAGCCATGCATCAGCTTCTGATCAGTCAGGATCACCAGAAGATGCAAGAGCAGGTACAGGTATTGAAGAATCACATGTGGAGGCTCACACTGAGAGTCTCTGTCAAGCAGAAGAAAGCACTGAAAATGAGGTTATGAGTAGCTTGGAGAAACAGCTTGATGAAGATGAAGGGTACATAGACAGAACAGTTGGTAAAGGAGAGGATGGTAAAAATGACAGTGATACAGCTGAAGAAGAAAATAAGACTGGAAATACAGTTCAGAGTCAGGGAAGGAAAGAAGTAGATTctgtggaagaggagggagaagcagCATGTGCAAGTGAGGTCACACCAGATACAattgtaaaagaacaaaaaacagatGAAACACATACTCTATCCACTTTTTCAAAAAGTGATCTGATATTTGCAGAAGAGGAAGGAAATATGCAAGATGAGGTAGAGAATGAGAAGGATATTGCTGAGAGGGGACAAACAAAAGACACAGGAAAGATGGAAGAATTAACAGGCATGTTGGACGTTCAACCAGATTCTGAAAACAAAAGGGTGGAAGAGGAGGAACCTATGGTATCCCTAGATGAATTTGCAGAGGTAAAAGAGGGTGTATCGCATCAGACAGAGCAGGACCAAGATGTCATGAAAGAAATTCAATCCCAAGAAACTATTTTAGTTACTAGTCCCAGCGATCATGAAATTGAGGAATCAAACACAGAAATGTGGGATGAATCtaggaaaggagaggaaagtagAAATGAGTTGATGGGAGATGAGGGAACACAGGTAGAAACCCAAACAATTAAGTGCAGTGAAGAAGTAAAGAATAATCCAATACAAGAAAAAGATAAGACTGTAGAAAGTGAAATGCAGAAAATAGTTAAAGAAGTGGAAGATGAATCTAGACAGGAATTGACTCAAGATGTCAGTGTAATTATTGAAGAGAAAGTTGATGATAAAGAGGCATCAGTGGAAAGTAGCGAGAAGCTGGATCTTCCAGACCAGCAGCATGATAGGTTTGTTTCTGATGATAGTTCATTGCAGAAAATCACAGAACTATCACAGCAACTTAGTGAATCCCTTGAAGGCAACACAAAGGAAATGGAAATTCAGAAAACTGTGTTAGATGATGCATGTCAACTTAGCAGAAAAGAAGGGGATACAAAACAGATGGGAAATGGGAATGAGGAAGATGAGAATAAAGGAATAGAAGAGCGGAATGAATTACAAAAAGTTAAGAAACCAGAAGTTGTTCCAGATGTTGAGGAAGATGCTGATTACCTCAAGACACAGAAAGCAGAGCTGGATGAGAAGTCTAATGAACAAGTTGAGGTGGAGGGTCAAGAGGAGGAAATAGTGGAAGATGATGGTGAAAAATTTGATTTTGATGATGAATTAGGGCTGATATTAAAAACTCCCGGAAAGCATGATGCTGAGAAAGTTAATACACAAACGTTGGAGGAAGTTAGGGAAAAGGAAATAGTCACAGAAACTGCCAAAACAGGAAAAGGTGAAAAGGAGGAAACTCATCAAAGCGGAACACAGAGTGTAGAGAATGAGGGCATGGTTACTGAAGGCAATGCTAGTACCcagcaggaaaaagaaaatgaagctgAAGAAGCTGGTCGTTTGCAAACTGATACATCTCGGTCTGCAGCTCCAGAAAAAGCCTGTGATCTGGTGGAGGACGAAACTGAGAATGAAGCCGTGTTAGACAGCAATAATATGGAAAAAATAGCTGCTGAATATTCATCAGAACAGGAGTTAGGAAACTTAGGCAACACTAGGGATGAAAGCAAAGAGGATATGCAAGCTAGTAGAAGGGGCAAGGGTAGATCTAAAGAAGACTGTGTGATATCATGA